Proteins encoded by one window of Arachis ipaensis cultivar K30076 chromosome B04, Araip1.1, whole genome shotgun sequence:
- the LOC107637970 gene encoding wound-induced protein 1-like yields the protein MWQHQSLQNTGSDRIFQNTMAFQIHNKAIVELLYKALLGEVKKMDMVSKLVASDLEWWFHGPPHCQHMMRLLTGEKPHNNGFRFEPRSVTAIGDCVIAEGWEGKAYWVHVWKLKNGLITQFREYFNTWLVVRDLRPPAWEDERHDSNTLWQSQPRDLYRRSLPGLLLAI from the coding sequence ATGTGGCAACATCAATCCCTCCAAAACACAGGGAGTGATCGAATTTTCCAAAACACCATGGCATTTCAAATTCACAACAAAGCAATAGTTGAATTGCTATACAAGGCACTATTGGGAGAAGTAAAGAAAATGGACATGGTATCCAAATTGGTGGCAAGTGATCTTGAATGGTGGTTCCATGGTCCACCACATTGCCAACACATGATGAGGCTCCTAACAGGGGAGAAGCCTCACAACAATGGGTTCCGGTTCGAGCCGAGAAGCGTCACTGCCATTGGAGACTGTGTCATCGCCGAAGGGTGGGAAGGAAAGGCCTATTGGGTGCACGTTTGGAAGCTCAAGAATGGCCTCATAACTCAGTTCAGAGAGTACTTTAATACATGGCTTGTGGTAAGGGATCTCCGGCCACCGGCATGGGAAGATGAGAGGCACGACAGCAACACTCTGTGGCAGAGCCAGCCTCGCGATCTCTATCGCCGCTCGCTGCCCGGACTGCTGTTAGCTATTTAG